In Acidobacteriota bacterium, one DNA window encodes the following:
- a CDS encoding short-chain fatty acid transporter, with product MLQRIAARALAFSQHYMPAPYLLSLLLTFVSAALAFAITHTAVEKILSSWYGGIWEILAFTTQMALILLCGHALVDAPLVRRALDRISAIPRTAVHAGMLVFLVGWATALFNWGFSLVVSGVLVREIPRRMTGVSKGYLAAAGYTGWAVWASGISSSIALVTATPGSPMNIIERMSGATIPLSETLLPLYNVVPVLGMAILMPLLFAKIHPASETVPRASASGPLEHPAPDAPVGHDASGHRIPKTIAERIEQSRLVTIILVGMAALFIVQRIAAGAFNLDLNMMIFLLLALGWALHGTPISYMQAFHGGAKAAGPILLAYPLYGGILGLIRDTGLADWFAQQFVAFSTSHTLPFWSYVSSNVITLFVPSGGGHWAVQGPVMVKAALELDASLAKTAMAVAFGEQTGNLFQPFWALPIVSIGGVSVREMMGYCMVAFFIAFPLFGIALLVF from the coding sequence ATGCTGCAACGCATCGCCGCACGCGCGCTCGCTTTCTCGCAACATTACATGCCGGCGCCCTACCTGCTCTCGCTGCTGCTGACGTTTGTCTCGGCGGCGCTGGCCTTCGCCATCACGCACACGGCGGTCGAGAAGATTCTCTCGTCCTGGTACGGCGGCATCTGGGAGATTCTCGCCTTCACCACGCAGATGGCGCTGATCCTGCTGTGCGGCCACGCGCTGGTCGATGCGCCGCTGGTGCGCCGCGCGCTTGACCGCATCAGCGCGATCCCGCGCACGGCGGTCCACGCCGGGATGCTGGTGTTTCTGGTGGGCTGGGCCACGGCGCTATTCAACTGGGGATTCTCGCTGGTGGTTTCCGGCGTGCTGGTGCGCGAGATTCCGCGCCGCATGACCGGCGTGTCGAAAGGCTATCTCGCCGCAGCGGGCTACACGGGATGGGCCGTGTGGGCCTCGGGAATTTCCAGTTCCATCGCGCTGGTTACGGCCACGCCCGGCTCGCCCATGAACATTATTGAGCGCATGTCGGGCGCGACCATTCCGCTGTCAGAGACGCTGCTGCCGCTCTATAACGTAGTCCCCGTGCTGGGCATGGCCATACTCATGCCGCTACTGTTCGCTAAAATTCATCCCGCATCCGAAACAGTGCCGCGCGCGTCAGCAAGCGGGCCGCTGGAACACCCTGCTCCAGACGCGCCAGTTGGCCACGATGCTTCCGGTCACCGAATCCCTAAGACCATCGCAGAGCGCATTGAGCAGAGCCGTCTGGTTACAATCATTCTCGTCGGCATGGCCGCGCTGTTCATTGTCCAGCGCATCGCGGCGGGCGCGTTCAATCTGGACCTGAACATGATGATCTTTCTGTTGCTCGCGCTGGGATGGGCGCTGCACGGCACCCCTATCAGTTACATGCAGGCGTTCCACGGCGGCGCAAAGGCAGCCGGGCCGATCCTGCTCGCCTATCCGCTGTACGGCGGCATCCTCGGGCTGATCCGCGACACCGGTCTGGCCGATTGGTTCGCGCAGCAGTTTGTCGCATTTTCCACCAGTCATACCCTGCCCTTCTGGTCCTACGTCAGTTCCAACGTCATCACGCTGTTCGTGCCGTCGGGCGGCGGACACTGGGCCGTGCAGGGTCCGGTGATGGTGAAGGCCGCGCTGGAACTCGACGCTTCCCTCGCCAAGACCGCCATGGCCGTGGCCTTCGGCGAGCAGACCGGCAACCTCTTCCAACCCTTCTGGGCGCTGCCCATCGTCAGCATCGGCGGCGTCAGCGTGCGCGAAATGATGGGCTACTGCATGGTGGCCTTCTTCATCGCCTTCCCCCTGTTCGGCATCGCCCTGCTGGTGTTCTAG
- the ftsY gene encoding signal recognition particle-docking protein FtsY, translating to MFKSLFGSKPDQPANATEETPPVKLGLFARLKQAVQSTKDSFVGKIEQTLRSKPVFDDSLWDELETILIQSDIGVSTTTEVLDAVRAEVKRGELPDTAAVRGSLQRQLAKLLESSSIGTRAVATQPQVILVVGVNGTGKTTTIGRLAWQLTRAGKKVLLVAGDTFRAAAIEQLEVWGERAGCEVIKQKPGADPSAVIFDGLAAAKSRGYDVVIADTAGRLHTKANLMTELEKVTRTCNKVIPGAPHEVYLVMDATTGQNGLQQARLFTETSGVTGIVLTKLDGTAKGGVVIAIARELKLPIRYVGIGEQKDDLIPFDAKQFIESLFA from the coding sequence TTGTTCAAATCGTTGTTTGGATCGAAACCCGACCAGCCTGCAAACGCCACGGAAGAGACGCCTCCCGTGAAGCTGGGGCTGTTCGCACGCTTGAAGCAGGCCGTTCAGTCCACCAAGGATTCCTTCGTCGGCAAAATCGAGCAGACGCTGCGCTCGAAACCCGTCTTCGACGACTCGTTGTGGGACGAGTTGGAAACCATCCTCATCCAGAGCGACATCGGCGTTAGCACCACCACCGAAGTGCTGGATGCGGTTCGCGCCGAGGTCAAACGCGGCGAGTTGCCCGATACGGCGGCGGTGCGCGGGTCGTTGCAACGGCAGCTTGCAAAACTTCTGGAGAGTTCATCCATTGGCACGCGAGCGGTGGCCACGCAGCCGCAGGTGATCCTGGTCGTCGGCGTGAACGGCACCGGCAAGACCACCACCATCGGGCGTCTGGCGTGGCAGTTGACGCGTGCAGGCAAGAAAGTTTTGCTGGTCGCGGGCGACACATTTCGCGCCGCGGCCATCGAGCAGTTGGAAGTGTGGGGCGAGCGCGCCGGCTGTGAAGTGATCAAGCAGAAGCCCGGCGCGGACCCCAGCGCGGTGATCTTCGACGGACTGGCCGCAGCCAAGTCGCGCGGCTACGATGTGGTCATCGCTGACACCGCCGGTCGTCTGCACACCAAAGCAAACCTGATGACCGAGCTTGAGAAAGTAACGCGCACGTGCAACAAGGTCATTCCCGGCGCGCCGCATGAAGTCTATTTAGTGATGGACGCCACCACCGGGCAGAACGGATTGCAGCAGGCGCGGCTGTTCACGGAAACTTCGGGTGTCACTGGCATCGTTCTGACCAAGCTTGACGGCACGGCCAAGGGCGGCGTGGTGATTGCCATCGCGCGTGAGTTGAAGCTGCCGATCCGCTACGTCGGCATCGGCGAGCAAAAGGATGACCTGATTCCGTTCGACGCAAAACAGTTCATTGAGTCACTGTTCGCGTAG
- a CDS encoding TonB-dependent receptor has product MRQIFQTFQIFKIMRIPKPLVLALAATGLIGWAATGEAAPQARTIRATISGPRGVLRDAEVTLLRDGLVVNSATTDDLGVVEFSDVSAGCHELLVVAAPFPPQKLKVCTLDTSDNSEISVSLKAFSEAVSVTASRLPLPVVNSISEVRVLDEEDLRASPYQSLDDRLRTLPEFSLFRRSSSLIAHPTTQGVSLRGIGPSGVSRSLVLADGIPINDAFGGWVYWDRIPSLSLQQVELVNGGGSALYGNYALGGVVQLLKRVPTPATIEFQAQGGSRGALKGDLYASHRIGDWGLAFSAAAFDFNGWTQVRESQRGAVDIASNSRHQAARFQLERAASGTLWTLEGGLLNEDRANGTPLQNNDTVSFDASTGFQFSPSSSDRIETRAFFRRTIFGSTAATVAAGRNTETLASQQHVPSTEGGASLVWFATRGRHSLVSGTDLWIVSGQSTDNIFTAGRFASVRYGGGKQSTFGLFAEENFTVSPRFALVVGGRVDFFRNFNGRTGSFVVGSPAIRALKANTETVFSPRGGFSFEALPQMVLHGSLYRSFRAPTLNELYRDFRVGTVLTTANSALQPERNTGFDLGARFPVSSEARLGLTGFWNFLDAPVSNVTLSNTPALITRQRQNLGAVRVAGLEASATWQPVSAVKASATYLWNGSVVTKFNADPQLNVSLIDKNLPQVARHRFTLAGDFRLPQRVGVSLIGRFVGEQFDDDLNSVVLPNFFQLDAHVSRGLGEFARLFVAIENLNDAKIITNRSPVDLLGTPFQVRGGIHITIR; this is encoded by the coding sequence ATGCGCCAAATTTTCCAGACTTTTCAAATTTTCAAGATTATGCGGATTCCCAAACCGCTGGTGCTTGCTTTGGCCGCCACGGGGTTGATCGGGTGGGCGGCGACGGGCGAGGCGGCCCCTCAGGCCAGGACGATTCGCGCCACAATTTCCGGACCGCGCGGGGTGCTGCGAGACGCGGAAGTCACTTTGCTGCGCGACGGGCTGGTGGTCAATTCCGCAACAACCGATGATTTGGGCGTTGTGGAGTTTTCCGATGTTTCCGCGGGCTGCCATGAGTTGCTGGTGGTGGCGGCTCCGTTTCCACCCCAAAAGCTGAAAGTTTGCACTTTGGATACTTCCGATAATTCTGAAATTTCCGTGTCACTGAAGGCCTTCAGCGAGGCCGTATCGGTAACCGCCAGCCGGCTCCCTTTGCCAGTGGTAAACTCCATCTCCGAGGTCCGCGTGCTCGATGAGGAAGACCTGCGCGCGAGTCCCTACCAGTCCCTCGACGACCGCCTGCGTACCCTGCCCGAGTTCTCGCTGTTCCGGCGGTCGAGCAGCCTCATCGCGCATCCCACCACGCAGGGCGTTTCGCTGCGCGGCATCGGGCCGAGCGGCGTGTCACGGTCGCTGGTCCTGGCCGACGGCATCCCCATCAACGACGCCTTCGGCGGCTGGGTCTATTGGGACCGCATCCCCTCGTTGAGCCTGCAGCAGGTGGAGCTGGTCAACGGCGGCGGCTCGGCGCTCTACGGCAACTACGCGCTGGGCGGCGTGGTCCAATTGCTGAAGCGCGTTCCCACGCCTGCCACCATTGAGTTTCAAGCACAGGGCGGCAGCCGCGGCGCGCTGAAGGGCGACCTCTACGCGTCGCATCGCATCGGCGACTGGGGCCTCGCGTTCAGCGCCGCTGCATTCGACTTCAATGGTTGGACACAGGTGCGCGAGTCGCAGCGCGGCGCGGTGGACATCGCCTCAAACTCGCGCCATCAGGCCGCGCGGTTCCAGCTGGAGCGCGCCGCCAGCGGCACGCTGTGGACGCTCGAAGGCGGGCTGCTCAATGAAGATCGCGCCAACGGCACGCCGCTCCAGAACAACGACACGGTGTCATTCGACGCCTCCACCGGCTTCCAGTTCTCGCCCTCCTCCTCCGACCGCATCGAGACGCGCGCCTTCTTCCGCCGCACCATCTTCGGCAGCACCGCCGCCACGGTCGCCGCGGGTCGCAACACGGAAACGCTGGCCAGTCAGCAGCACGTGCCGTCCACCGAGGGCGGCGCGTCGCTGGTGTGGTTCGCCACTCGGGGACGGCACAGTCTGGTTAGTGGTACAGATCTCTGGATCGTCAGCGGACAGAGCACCGACAACATCTTCACTGCGGGCCGCTTCGCCTCAGTGCGCTACGGCGGTGGCAAGCAATCCACCTTCGGCTTGTTCGCGGAAGAGAACTTCACAGTCTCGCCGCGTTTCGCGCTGGTGGTGGGCGGGCGCGTGGACTTCTTCCGAAACTTCAATGGCCGCACCGGTTCCTTCGTAGTGGGATCGCCAGCGATACGCGCGCTCAAAGCCAACACGGAGACGGTGTTCAGTCCGCGCGGCGGATTTAGCTTCGAGGCGTTGCCGCAAATGGTCTTGCACGGTTCGCTGTATCGCTCGTTCCGCGCGCCGACGTTGAACGAACTCTACCGCGACTTCCGCGTGGGCACCGTGCTGACCACCGCGAACAGCGCGCTGCAGCCGGAGCGCAACACGGGCTTTGATCTCGGCGCGCGCTTCCCGGTGTCGTCTGAAGCGCGGCTGGGCCTCACTGGCTTCTGGAATTTTCTGGATGCGCCCGTGTCAAACGTAACGCTGTCAAACACACCAGCGCTGATTACACGCCAGCGCCAAAACCTCGGCGCGGTGCGCGTGGCGGGCTTGGAGGCGAGCGCGACGTGGCAGCCTGTCTCCGCAGTGAAAGCCAGCGCGACGTATCTGTGGAATGGCAGTGTAGTGACGAAGTTCAACGCTGACCCGCAACTGAACGTCTCGTTGATCGATAAGAACCTGCCGCAGGTGGCCAGGCATCGCTTCACGCTGGCTGGTGATTTCCGGCTTCCGCAACGCGTCGGTGTTTCGCTCATTGGCCGCTTCGTGGGCGAGCAATTTGATGACGATCTCAACAGCGTGGTGCTCCCGAATTTCTTTCAACTTGACGCTCACGTTTCGCGCGGGCTGGGCGAGTTCGCCAGACTTTTTGTCGCGATTGAGAACCTCAACGATGCGAAGATCATCACCAATCGTTCGCCAGTCGATTTGCTGGGCACGCCCTTTCAAGTGCGAGGCGGGATTCACATAACGATCCGCTAG